The following proteins come from a genomic window of Rutidosis leptorrhynchoides isolate AG116_Rl617_1_P2 chromosome 10, CSIRO_AGI_Rlap_v1, whole genome shotgun sequence:
- the LOC139873043 gene encoding F-box/LRR-repeat protein 17 has protein sequence MHGHQPHPVTPSTAAAISDAFLTKRGKRRGSYNCGRCGQPKKGHVCHLPPHSVADSASTAVTPADSSVSSGVMTVSPLCTVRQDSTTKQQPYSNLRRALSFDDIDDDDNDDEDVVEEDDDVEAEAEDDVYAVVGSGKLPVSCLWEVFRKLPPPSLLSAAKVCKGWRDTSKRLWKAAEELRLRVPANTQVGFVGSVLQKCSALIRLSLTMESDMDSTMLACIAFACPNLEYLEVSMSEGAFNRVTGDELGRFVADKRCLTSLKMDGCSNLGGFTLCSSILSTLWLSDLHSLSKMVFNLPNLNEISLVFSRQENDNTDLTSMMDGLGRSCSKLKNIHIASYQLSHSVVLSLTAANLRGLRRLSLVLGSEITDASVVAISKCYSKLELLDLSGSSISDSGIGMICNVFPESLTSLLIALCPNITSSGIQFATAQLPLLELMDCGMTICDSDAQYSTCEDNSGSELKNSPKSKRHLTYQKLFIKHARLKKLSLWGCSSLDALYLSCPNLGDLNLNSCKNLLPEKLVLQCPKLDSVHAIGCQYVLIQAVQTQVSSESDPSENCYSSKRMADGSKRVGIPFSFNHQSPVYDKSSSWKVRKRRCTVLVE, from the exons ATGCACGGCCATCAACCTCATCCAGTCACTCCGTCTACCGCCGCCGCTATCTCCGATGCTTTTCTTACCAAAAGAGGAAAGCGGCGTGGTAGTTACAACTGCGGTCGTTGCGGTCAACCTAAAAAGGGCCACGTGTGTCACTTACCACCGCATTCCGTCGCCGATTCAGCCTCCACTGCTGTAACTCCGGCCGATTCGTCGGTTTCTTCCGGTGTCATGACTGTTTCTCCGTTATGTACTGTACGGCAGGATAGTACGACGAAGCAACAGCCGTACTCTAATCTTCGAAGAGCGTTGTCGTTTGATGATATCGACGACGATGATAATGATGACGAAGATGTTGTCGAAGAAGATGATGACGTGGAGGCTGAGGCTGAGGATGATGTGTATGCTGTAGTTGGATCTGGTAAATTGCCGGTGAGCTGTTTGTGGGAGGTGTTTAGGAAGTTACCTCCTCCGTCGTTGTTATCTGCGGCGAAGGTGTGTAAAGGATGGAGAGATACGAGTAAACGGTTGTGGAAAGCTGCTGAAGAACTTAGACTTAGGGTTCCGGCGAACACTCAAGTCGGATTCGTTGGATCCGTTTTGCAGAAATGTTCTGCACTAATTAGACTTTCATTAACCATGGAAAG TGATATGGATTCGACAATGTTGGCTTGCATTGCTTTTGCTTGTCCGAATCTTGAATATTTGGAGGTTTCTATGAGTGAAGGAGCATTCAATCGAGTTACTGG GGATGAATTGGGCCGTTTTGTTGCTGATAAGCGCTGTCTTACAAGCCTTAAGATGGATGGGTGTTCTAACCTTGGAGGTTTTACTCTCTGTTCCAGCATCCTTTCTACTCTCTGGCTCTCAGATCTTCACTCACTATCAAAGATG GTTTTCAATCTTCCCAATTTAAACGAGATATCCCTTGTTTTTTCTCGTCAAGAAAATGATAACACCGATCTTACTTCTATGATGGATGGTCTCGGAAGAAGCTGTTCTAAGTTAAAGAATATTCACATTGCTTCTTATCAGCTATCTCATTCCGTTGTGCTCTCTCTCACTGCTGCAAATTTAAG GGGTTTGCGTAGGCTATCACTTGTACTTGGATCAGAAATAACAGATGCATCAGTTGTAGCGATTTCAAAATGCTACTCGAAGCTGGAATTGCTCGATCTTAGTGG GTCTAGTATAAGTGACAGTGGTATTGGGATGATATGCAATGTGTTCCCCGAGTCTCTAACAAGCCTTCTCATTGCTTTATGTCCCAAcatcacatcaa GTGGTATCCAGTTTGCCACAGCCCAGTTGCCTCTTTTGGAACTCATGGACTGCGGGATGACAATATGTGATTCAGATGCACAATATTCAACCTGTGAAGATAACAGTGGCTCAGAATTAAAAAACTCACCCAAGAGCAAGCGGCATCTTACATATCAGAAGTTGTTCATAAAACACGCCCGGTTGAAAAAGCTAAGCCTTTGGGGCTGTTCCAGTCTTGAT GCATTGTATCTTAGTTGCCCAAATCTTGGTGATCTGAACTTGAATTCTTGTAAAAATCTGCTTCCAG AAAAACTTGTACTGCAATGTCCTAAGCTGGATAGTGTCCATGCTATAGGTTGCCAATATGTATTAATCCAAGCAGTTCAAACACAG GTCTCCAGTGAATCTGATCCTTCAGAAAACTGTTACTCTAGTAAAAGAATGGCAGATGGTTCAAAAAGAGTTGGAATTCCATTTTCCTTTAACCATCAG TCACCGGTTTATGACAAAAGCAGCAGCTGGAAGGTTCGAAAGCGAAGGTGCACTGTGCTGGTGGAATAA
- the LOC139870083 gene encoding uncharacterized protein encodes MASMKNNFVPKKVEIFVWRAKRERIPVLSELDKRGIDLHSTLCPLCESHVESISHALLSCEHAREIWRKTREWWGFDSANLAFDNFLCGLAPSSCSELGVKVWQAVEWITCYLIWRNRNQKVFKRANWTIPNAISEIQVKSYEWVSKRCKKQKIEWHTWLHNARSLLML; translated from the coding sequence ATGGCAAGTATGAAAAACAATTTCGTTCCTAAAAAGGTGGAGATTTTTGTTTGGAGGGCTAAGAGGGAGAGGATTCCCGTTTTGTCCGAACTTGATAAAAGGGGGATCGATCTCCATTCCACTCTATGCCCTCTTTGCGAATCTCATGTGGAATCGATTAGTCATGCACTTCTTTCTTGTGAACATGCTCGTGAAATATGGAGAAAGACTCGGGAATGGTGGGGTTTTGATTCGGCTAATCTTGCTTTTGATAATTTTCTTTGTGGTTTGGCTCCTTCTTCTTGTTCCGAATTGGGTGTCAAAGTATGGCAAGCGGTGGAGTGGATCACTTGTTATCTCATTTGGAGAAATAGAAACCAAAAGGTTTTCAAAAGGGCCAATTGGACTATTCCGAATGCAATTAGCGAGATCCAAGTCAAGAGTTATGAATGGGTCTCGAAGCGGTGTAAAAAGCAAAAGATCGAGTGGCATACTTGGTTACACAATGCGCGATCCTTATTAATGTTGTAA